From the genome of Acidihalobacter aeolianus:
AATTTCTTTGGTGACCTTTGCTCGTCCAAAGAGAAAATCGCCGGGAGCGGTAATCGCGCGAGCCCCAGTAAGGCCAAGGCGCAGGGGGTGTGCCGTATAAAATTCACTCACGCGCCTGCGCCGAAGCAATGAAAGGGGCTGACGCTGAAGGCGTGCGAAATCATGCCACCACTTGTTGACCAGGGAGAAACGGGTTGGGTGCCGGTCGTTATTCCCGGTGCTCGCTCAACACGGCAGCTTCTTTTCCCAGAACTGCGCGCGTCCCATGCTCGGATCGAGCTGATAGCCGGCGAAGCCGAATTTGCGGTAGCTGGCCTTGGCCGGTTCGTTGCCTTCCAGCACTTCCAGCGTGAGCTTGCAGCAGCCGAGCCGGCGGGCGATGGTTTCGGCGCCGGCGAGCAGGCGGGTGGAAAGGCCGCGGCCGCGGTAGGGCGCGTCGACCATGACGTCGTGGATGTTGAGCAGCGGGCGGCACTGGAAGGTGGAGAAGCCCTCGAAGGCGATCAGCAGGCCGGCGGGCTGGCCGTCGACGTAGGCGATGAGCGCGTGGCTGCCGGGGCGTTCGCGCAGGGTCGGGACCAGTTCGGCGCGGGTGCGTTCGGGCAGCGGTTCGCCACCGCCCATGGGGTCTTCGGCGTAGCGCGCGAGCAGGGTGACGAGGGTCTCGGCGTGGTCGGGCGAGGCGAAGTCGGCCTCGACGATTTCGATCATATCTGTCTCCGGTCTTGCGGGGCCGTTGGGGCGCCAAGCTATCATCCGAACCGGCAATGTC
Proteins encoded in this window:
- a CDS encoding GNAT family N-acetyltransferase, translating into MIEIVEADFASPDHAETLVTLLARYAEDPMGGGEPLPERTRAELVPTLRERPGSHALIAYVDGQPAGLLIAFEGFSTFQCRPLLNIHDVMVDAPYRGRGLSTRLLAGAETIARRLGCCKLTLEVLEGNEPAKASYRKFGFAGYQLDPSMGRAQFWEKKLPC